One region of Culex pipiens pallens isolate TS chromosome 2, TS_CPP_V2, whole genome shotgun sequence genomic DNA includes:
- the LOC120419836 gene encoding pupal cuticle protein 36a-like, giving the protein MKIILLTTLVTVCSCARLDNNYLPPPGAAQSGGGPGLQAPTAGGFGAKPSGGGGGGGTAPGGFGGRPGGAAPGRPAPSYGPPAGGFGGGAPSGFGGGGAAPSGSGGFGGSAPASGGFGGGAPAFGGSAPAGPGFGGSAPGRPAFGGGAPAGPAAPAGPPIEIISYENENNGDGTYKFSYETANGIKAQEQGEIKNKGSENEIASVQGSYSYTSPEGQVITLTYIADENGFQPQGDHLPTPPPIPEEILKAQAAHAAAHASAAAAGGGAQGGQGGQAGRPTGSGVGYPGSGPASTGGRPTGSGAGYPGSGPASTGGPTGAGYPSGAPTGAGFPSGAGPTGAGYPSGGPTGAGFPAGGPLANARPSSGRPTGSGSFNPQSGYNY; this is encoded by the exons atgaaaatt ATCTTACTGACGACCCTGGTGACGGTGTGTTCGTGTGCCCGCCTGGATAACAACTATCTGCCTCCACCGGGGGCAGCCCAGTCCGGTGGTGGACCAGGTCTGCAGGCACCGACGGCGGGAGGCTTCGGAGCGAAACCGTCcggtggtggcggcggtggTGGTACCGCTCCGGGAGGATTCGGGGGACGACCGGGAGGTGCTG CCCCAGGACGTCCAGCCCCGTCGTACGGACCCCCGGCTGGTGGCTTCGGAGGTGGTGCTCCTTCGGGCTTTGGCGGTGGTGGTGCTGCTCCATCCGGTAGCGGCGGATTCGGCGGAAGTGCCCCAGCTTCAGGTGGATTCGGAGGTGGTGCCCCAGCTTTCGGAGGTTCCGCTCCAGCTGGACCCGGATTTGGTGGATCTGCCCCTGGACGGCCAGCCTTCGGTGGTGGTGCCCCTGCGGGTCCTGCTGCCCCAGCTGGTCCTCCGATAGAGATCATCTCGTACGAGAACGAGAACAACGGAGACGGTACCTACAAGTTCAGCTATGAAACGGCCAACGGAATCAAGGCTCAGGAGCAGGGCGAGATCAAGAACAAGGGCTCGGAAAATGAAATCGCTTCGGTGCAGGGATCCTACTCGTACACTTCGCCCGAAGGACAAGTCATTACGCTGACCTACATCGCCGACGAGAATGGATTCCAGCCGCAGGGAGACCATCTGCCGACTCCACCACCAATCCCGGAGGAAATCCTGAAGGCCCAAGCCGCTCATGCCGCCGCCCACGCTAGTGCTGCTGCCGCCGGAGGTGGTGCTCAGGGAGGTCAGGGTGGTCAGGCAGGTCGTCCCACTGGTAGTGGCGTAGGATATCCAGGATCGGGACCAGCTAGCACGGGAGGTCGACCAACTGGCAGCGGCGCGGGATATCCAGGATCGGGACCAGCTAGCACAGGAGGACCAACCGGAGCTGGTTATCCATCGGGAGCACCTACCGGAGCCGGATTCCCATCTGGAGCTGGACCTACTGGAGCCGGATATCCTTCCGGAGGACCAACCGGAGCAGGATTCCCCGCTGGAGGACCCTTGGCCAACGCTCGACCCAGCAGTGGACGTCCAACGGGTAGCGGTTCGTTCAACCCACAGTCAGGATATAATTATTAA